A stretch of Vannielia litorea DNA encodes these proteins:
- a CDS encoding sugar ABC transporter permease has protein sequence MSSQTTDISAENDPANQPHHTSTGIRGFLDATELDTRLLGMVGALALIWVGFHLYGALVNGFGAFLTPRNLWNLSVQTSSIGIMACGMVLVIITRNIDLSVGSILGFCAITMGVLQVDVFASWLGLGHPLIWVLAAACGIALGALIGCFHGFLIAYGKIPAFIVTLGGLLVWRGAAFLVARGETISPVDSTFALLGGGPYGAIGATGSWIVGALACAAIVGLILWGRRQRRKFHSPLRPVWAEWFLGALGCGLVIGAVLLVNAYPWPRGIVNRYAEAEGITLPEGGLFISHGFAIPVLILVGVAIGMTILMTMTRFGRYVYAIGGNPEAAELAGINSRMMTVKIFGIMGGLAGLSAVVASARLNSATNSLGTLDELYVIASAVIGGTSLAGGVGTIYGAILGALVMQSLQTGMVLIGFDAAIQQVVVGSVLVLAVFLDILYRGKTK, from the coding sequence ATGAGCAGCCAGACAACCGACATTTCGGCCGAGAACGATCCGGCCAACCAGCCGCACCACACCAGCACCGGCATTCGCGGCTTTCTCGACGCGACAGAGCTTGATACCCGCCTGCTGGGCATGGTGGGGGCGCTCGCCCTGATCTGGGTCGGCTTCCACCTCTACGGGGCGCTGGTCAACGGCTTCGGCGCCTTCCTCACCCCCCGCAACCTCTGGAACCTCTCGGTCCAGACCTCTTCGATCGGGATCATGGCCTGCGGCATGGTGCTGGTCATCATCACCCGAAACATCGACCTCTCCGTGGGCTCTATCCTCGGGTTCTGCGCCATCACCATGGGCGTGCTGCAGGTCGATGTCTTCGCCAGCTGGCTCGGCCTCGGCCACCCGCTGATCTGGGTGCTCGCCGCCGCCTGCGGCATCGCGCTCGGCGCGCTGATCGGCTGCTTCCACGGCTTTCTCATCGCCTACGGCAAGATCCCGGCCTTCATCGTCACCCTCGGCGGCCTCCTCGTCTGGCGTGGCGCGGCCTTCCTAGTGGCCCGCGGCGAGACGATCTCGCCGGTCGACAGCACCTTCGCCCTGCTCGGCGGCGGGCCCTACGGCGCAATCGGCGCCACCGGCAGCTGGATCGTCGGCGCCCTCGCCTGTGCCGCCATCGTCGGCCTCATCCTCTGGGGCCGCCGCCAGCGCCGCAAGTTCCACTCCCCGCTCCGCCCGGTCTGGGCCGAGTGGTTCCTGGGCGCGCTCGGCTGCGGCTTGGTCATCGGCGCGGTGCTGCTGGTCAATGCCTACCCCTGGCCGCGCGGCATCGTGAACCGCTACGCCGAGGCCGAGGGCATCACCCTGCCCGAGGGCGGCCTGTTCATCAGCCACGGCTTCGCCATCCCCGTGCTGATCCTGGTCGGCGTCGCCATCGGCATGACCATCCTGATGACGATGACCCGCTTCGGCCGTTACGTCTACGCCATCGGCGGCAACCCCGAGGCGGCCGAGCTTGCGGGCATCAACTCCCGCATGATGACGGTCAAGATCTTCGGCATCATGGGCGGCCTCGCCGGCCTCTCCGCCGTGGTGGCCTCGGCCCGCCTGAACTCCGCCACCAACTCGCTCGGCACGCTCGACGAGCTCTACGTCATCGCCTCGGCGGTGATCGGCGGCACCTCGCTCGCAGGCGGCGTGGGCACCATCTACGGCGCCATCCTCGGCGCGTTGGTCATGCAATCGCTGCAAACCGGCATGGTACTCATCGGCTTCGACGCCGCGATCCAGCAGGTCGTCGTCGGCTCGGTGCTCGTCCTCGCCGTCTTTCTCGACATCCTCTACCGGGGGAAAACCAAATGA
- a CDS encoding ATP-binding cassette domain-containing protein — protein sequence MTDQTPLVEMKDICISFGGIHAVDHVSIDLYPGEVVGLLGHNGAGKSTLIKILSGAYQMDSGEIRINGEKATIESPRDARRYNIETIYQTLALADNLDAAANLFLGRELTTPLGFVDDAKQEAETRKIMARLNPNFKKHKEPVSALSGGQRQSVAIARAVYFKARILIMDEPTAALGVHETQMVADLIQELKKQGLGIFLISHDTREMMDLCDRVSVMKNGKVVGTERVEDVTEDDILSMIILGKNPLHERSAEPA from the coding sequence ATGACCGATCAGACACCCCTCGTGGAGATGAAGGACATCTGCATCTCCTTCGGCGGCATCCATGCCGTGGATCACGTGAGCATAGATCTCTATCCAGGCGAGGTCGTGGGCCTGCTTGGCCACAACGGCGCCGGCAAGTCGACCCTCATCAAGATCCTCTCGGGCGCCTACCAGATGGACTCGGGCGAGATCCGCATCAATGGCGAGAAGGCCACCATCGAAAGCCCGCGCGACGCCCGGCGCTACAACATCGAGACGATCTACCAGACCCTCGCCTTGGCCGACAATCTCGACGCCGCCGCCAACCTCTTTCTCGGCCGCGAACTGACAACCCCGCTCGGCTTCGTCGATGACGCCAAGCAGGAGGCCGAGACCCGCAAGATCATGGCGCGGCTGAACCCCAACTTCAAAAAGCACAAGGAGCCGGTCTCGGCGCTCTCCGGCGGCCAGCGCCAGTCGGTCGCCATTGCCCGCGCGGTCTACTTCAAGGCCCGCATCCTGATCATGGACGAGCCCACCGCAGCCCTCGGCGTGCACGAGACCCAGATGGTCGCAGACCTGATCCAGGAGCTGAAGAAACAGGGCCTCGGCATCTTCCTCATCAGCCATGACACCCGCGAGATGATGGATCTCTGCGACCGGGTTTCGGTCATGAAGAACGGCAAGGTCGTCGGCACAGAGCGCGTCGAGGACGTGACCGAAGACGACATCCTGTCGATGATCATCCTCGGCAAGAACCCCCTGCACGAGCGCAGCGCGGAGCCGGCCTGA
- the xylB gene encoding xylulokinase, producing MFLGLDLGTSGLKAVLIDDAQKVVGEAHAKLTVQRPHPGWSEQSPADWLSATEKALDTLAKSHNLATVQGIGLSGQMHGAVCVDASDEVLRPAILWNDTRSAAEAAALDADTAFRAISGNIVFPGFTAPKIHWMAAHEPALRERIARVFLPKDYLRYWLTGEAVSEMSDASGTSWLDTGARDWSDALLAASGLTRAQMPSLVEGSAVSGTLRPELASRWGMRAGVVVAGGGGDNACSAVGVGVVGKGQAFVSLGTSGVLLAATESYAPAPETSVHTFCHALPGIWHQMGVILAATDALEWYARLTGSPAAQLTSELGPLQAPGRALFLPYLGGERTPHNDAAIRGSLTGIEHVTDLDAGTRAVLEGVTHALRDCHEALAATGTQYESLLAVGGGSRSDYWLSAIATSLGLPVEIPVAGDFGGAYGAARLALMAATGAGPEAARRPEIARVIEPEPALQDAFAQAHARYQATYKALKGLS from the coding sequence ATGTTTCTAGGCCTCGATCTCGGCACCTCCGGCCTCAAGGCCGTGCTCATCGACGACGCCCAGAAGGTCGTGGGGGAGGCCCATGCCAAGCTCACTGTCCAGCGCCCGCATCCCGGCTGGTCCGAGCAGTCGCCCGCCGACTGGCTCTCGGCCACCGAGAAGGCGCTGGATACGCTGGCCAAGTCGCACAACCTCGCTACGGTGCAGGGCATCGGTCTCTCCGGCCAGATGCACGGCGCCGTCTGCGTGGATGCCTCCGACGAGGTGCTGCGCCCCGCGATCCTGTGGAACGACACGCGCTCGGCCGCCGAGGCCGCCGCGCTCGATGCCGACACGGCCTTCCGCGCAATTTCCGGCAACATCGTCTTTCCGGGCTTCACCGCGCCGAAGATCCACTGGATGGCCGCCCACGAGCCCGCCCTGCGGGAGCGCATCGCGAGGGTCTTTTTGCCCAAGGATTACCTGCGCTACTGGCTGACCGGCGAGGCGGTGTCGGAGATGTCCGACGCCTCCGGCACCTCCTGGCTCGACACCGGCGCTCGCGACTGGTCTGACGCACTGCTCGCCGCCTCCGGCCTGACCCGCGCGCAAATGCCCTCGCTGGTGGAGGGCTCCGCCGTCTCCGGCACGCTGCGGCCCGAACTGGCCTCGCGGTGGGGCATGCGCGCCGGCGTGGTCGTCGCCGGCGGCGGCGGCGACAACGCCTGCTCCGCCGTGGGCGTCGGCGTGGTCGGCAAGGGGCAGGCCTTCGTGAGCCTCGGCACCTCCGGCGTGCTGCTGGCCGCGACCGAAAGCTACGCCCCCGCGCCCGAAACCTCGGTGCATACCTTCTGCCACGCGCTGCCCGGCATCTGGCACCAGATGGGCGTGATCCTCGCCGCCACCGACGCGCTCGAATGGTACGCCCGCCTCACCGGCAGCCCGGCGGCCCAGCTCACCTCCGAGCTCGGCCCGCTCCAGGCGCCCGGCCGCGCGCTGTTCCTGCCCTACCTCGGCGGCGAACGAACCCCGCACAATGACGCAGCCATCCGCGGCTCGCTCACCGGCATCGAACATGTGACCGATCTGGATGCCGGCACCCGCGCCGTGCTCGAAGGGGTCACCCACGCCCTGCGCGACTGCCACGAGGCCCTGGCCGCCACCGGCACGCAGTACGAAAGCCTCCTCGCCGTCGGCGGCGGCTCCCGCTCCGACTACTGGCTCTCGGCCATCGCCACCTCGCTCGGCCTGCCCGTCGAGATCCCGGTGGCAGGCGACTTCGGCGGGGCCTACGGCGCCGCCCGCCTCGCCCTCATGGCCGCCACCGGCGCCGGGCCCGAAGCCGCCAGACGCCCCGAGATCGCCCGCGTGATCGAGCCCGAGCCCGCGCTGCAAGATGCCTTCGCGCAGGCCCACGCCCGCTACCAAGCCACCTACAAAGCTCTGAAAGGCCTCTCCTGA
- the xylA gene encoding xylose isomerase, whose translation MMSYFAGIEAVQYEGHESLNPLAFRHYDPTAMLGDKTLEEHLRFAVAWWHSFAWEGGDPFGGRTFDRPWFGSEMDKAKAKADAAFELFAILGQPYFCFHDVDIRPEGASFAENTANLEEMVDYIGTKMESARTRLLWGTANLFSHRRFMSGAATNPDPDVFAFSAATLKTCIDATAKLGGENYVLWGGREGYETLLNTDLKREREQAGRMLTMVVDYARKIGFKGAILIEPKPQEPTKHQYDFDVATVYGFLKDFGLEGEVKVNIEQGHAILAGHSFEHELALAASLGILGSIDMNRNDYQSGWDTDQFPVSLRETTLAYYEILKAGGFTTGGTNFDAKLRRQSLDPEDLVAAHVGGMDICALGLKKAHAMIEEGSLQAALEARYAGWNDPANTAMLTSDLATIAERVARDGINPEPRSGKQEKLENLVSRFVA comes from the coding sequence CTGATGTCCTACTTCGCCGGTATCGAAGCCGTCCAATACGAAGGCCACGAAAGCCTCAACCCGCTCGCCTTCCGCCATTACGATCCCACCGCGATGCTGGGCGACAAGACGCTGGAAGAGCACCTGCGCTTCGCCGTCGCCTGGTGGCACAGCTTCGCCTGGGAGGGCGGCGACCCCTTCGGCGGCCGCACCTTCGACCGCCCCTGGTTCGGCTCCGAGATGGACAAGGCCAAGGCCAAGGCAGACGCGGCCTTCGAGCTCTTCGCCATCCTCGGCCAGCCCTACTTCTGCTTCCACGATGTCGACATCCGCCCCGAGGGCGCGAGCTTTGCCGAGAACACGGCCAACCTCGAAGAGATGGTCGACTACATCGGCACCAAGATGGAGAGCGCCAGGACAAGGCTGCTCTGGGGCACCGCCAACCTCTTCTCGCACCGCCGCTTCATGTCGGGCGCGGCTACCAACCCCGATCCGGATGTGTTTGCCTTCTCCGCCGCCACGCTGAAAACCTGCATCGACGCTACGGCCAAACTCGGCGGCGAGAACTACGTGCTCTGGGGCGGCCGCGAGGGCTACGAGACGCTCCTGAACACCGACCTCAAGCGCGAGCGCGAGCAGGCCGGGCGGATGCTGACCATGGTGGTGGACTACGCCCGCAAGATCGGCTTCAAGGGCGCCATCCTGATCGAGCCCAAGCCGCAGGAACCGACCAAGCACCAGTACGATTTTGACGTCGCCACCGTCTACGGCTTCCTCAAGGACTTCGGGCTCGAGGGCGAGGTGAAGGTCAACATCGAGCAGGGCCACGCCATCCTCGCCGGCCACAGCTTCGAGCACGAGCTGGCCCTGGCCGCCTCGCTCGGCATCCTCGGCTCCATCGACATGAACCGCAACGACTACCAGTCCGGCTGGGATACCGACCAGTTCCCCGTCTCGCTCCGCGAGACCACGCTGGCCTATTACGAGATCCTCAAGGCGGGCGGCTTCACCACCGGCGGCACCAACTTCGACGCCAAGCTGCGCCGCCAGTCGCTCGACCCCGAAGACCTGGTGGCCGCCCATGTCGGCGGCATGGACATCTGCGCGCTCGGCCTGAAGAAGGCCCACGCGATGATCGAGGAAGGCTCGCTCCAGGCCGCCCTCGAAGCGCGCTATGCCGGCTGGAACGACCCGGCCAACACGGCGATGCTCACCTCCGACCTCGCCACCATTGCAGAGCGCGTCGCCCGCGACGGCATCAACCCCGAGCCCCGCTCCGGCAAGCAGGAAAAGCTCGAAAACCTCGTCAGCCGCTTCGTGGCCTGA
- a CDS encoding fasciclin domain-containing protein, translated as MLRTLTLAATAALSASVAMAANPTVGGAPMLESKNIVENAVNSPIHTTLVAAVKQAGLVDTLMSEGPFTVFAPTDAAFAMVKPESLAALMQPAAKKQLTEILTCHVVGAKAMSTAIAGMIADDGGTHPVATLGGCTLQAKMTNGKITLTDENGRMATVTVADVEQSNGVIHVIDRVLLPKQ; from the coding sequence ATGCTCCGCACCCTGACCCTCGCCGCCACCGCGGCGCTCTCCGCCTCCGTGGCCATGGCCGCCAACCCCACCGTCGGCGGCGCGCCGATGCTGGAAAGCAAGAACATCGTCGAGAACGCCGTGAATTCGCCGATCCACACCACCCTGGTGGCCGCCGTCAAGCAGGCCGGGCTGGTCGACACGCTGATGAGCGAGGGCCCCTTCACCGTTTTCGCGCCGACCGATGCCGCCTTCGCCATGGTCAAGCCCGAGTCGCTCGCCGCGCTGATGCAGCCCGCCGCCAAGAAGCAACTCACCGAGATCCTCACCTGCCACGTGGTCGGCGCCAAGGCGATGTCGACCGCCATCGCCGGCATGATCGCCGATGACGGCGGCACCCACCCTGTGGCCACCCTTGGCGGCTGCACGCTCCAGGCCAAAATGACCAACGGCAAGATCACCCTCACCGACGAGAACGGCCGCATGGCCACCGTCACCGTTGCCGATGTCGAGCAGTCCAACGGCGTGATCCACGTCATCGACCGGGTTCTCCTGCCCAAGCAGTAA
- the lipB gene encoding lipoyl(octanoyl) transferase LipB — protein sequence MVDWITSRGLTGYDEAVAEMESRVAAIRAGAASEAVWLVEHPPLYTAGTSARPADLLAPGRFPVHSSGRGGQYTYHGPGQRVAYVMLDLSERGRDVRVFVHKLEDWIIATLAEFGVTGERREGRVGIWIPRPEKAPLPDGSPREDKIAAIGIRLRRWVSFHGISINLEPDLEHFSGITPCGISGHGVTSLVDLGLPVTMDDLDLALHRAFTATFG from the coding sequence ATGGTGGACTGGATCACATCGAGGGGCCTCACCGGCTACGACGAGGCCGTGGCAGAGATGGAATCGCGCGTGGCCGCGATCCGGGCCGGCGCGGCGTCGGAGGCGGTCTGGCTCGTGGAGCACCCGCCGCTCTACACCGCCGGCACCTCCGCCCGGCCCGCCGACCTGCTGGCGCCGGGCCGCTTTCCCGTCCATTCCTCCGGGCGCGGCGGGCAATACACCTACCACGGACCGGGCCAGCGGGTGGCCTATGTCATGCTCGACCTGTCCGAGCGCGGCCGCGACGTGCGCGTCTTCGTTCACAAGCTGGAAGACTGGATCATCGCCACCCTCGCCGAGTTCGGCGTGACCGGCGAGCGCCGCGAGGGCCGGGTGGGTATCTGGATCCCCCGCCCCGAGAAGGCGCCCCTGCCCGACGGCTCCCCCCGCGAAGACAAGATCGCCGCCATCGGCATCCGCCTGCGCCGCTGGGTCAGCTTCCACGGCATCTCGATCAACCTCGAGCCCGACCTCGAGCATTTCTCCGGCATCACCCCCTGCGGCATCTCCGGCCACGGCGTGACCTCCCTCGTCGACCTCGGCCTGCCGGTCACGATGGACGACCTCGACCTCGCCCTGCACCGCGCGTTCACCGCCACCTTCGGGTGA
- a CDS encoding autotransporter outer membrane beta-barrel domain-containing protein: MTRAAILATLLATAALPTGAAAQSFSISSEGHSEEFYPMFSDVIGQSFTLDRAGTLNQIEFGVYSQVAPFTVETVNQRFQMVVVAYDPQSGRAGMMPLTEASGILEMGEQGGRVTASTEVELEAGTYAFVILPSMMGAPMEAGAPTPYVYLPYGPTYSVFRDPEGNAYSGGDLLSFCLDCETLDLDPEAEPQGPSAYTFSYLDLDFVLSFGSLVNPLETLAARMVTPMQIVTGTQRRLITTQIDNSIAARAQSLPYTLGTKSVPTAAGDELITSTKGAPGMMGNVYGWVEMTGFYAKDDDADRSFRGGGIKVGADIALSETMVAGIALGTDSIAAAEGTLSFEGDMLFVQPYIGYRSGAWAAEASLLFGRGDFDQSDIGGTGESEARVRAASFTGSYDMAYAGATITPSLGVTVGTQTVEGTGGTLAGAGEVEVDFSQVSVGTRYARPYGDGTVYAAVYADHSDSDASVETVSDLLVDEGWTGRVEFGGNFATKAGHGVDTSVEFGGLGGDLKQVSGGLKVSFRF; this comes from the coding sequence ATGACCCGCGCAGCTATCCTCGCTACCCTCCTGGCCACCGCCGCCCTTCCGACCGGGGCCGCCGCACAGAGTTTTTCGATCTCGTCGGAGGGACACTCCGAAGAGTTCTACCCGATGTTTTCAGACGTGATAGGGCAGTCATTCACGCTCGATCGCGCCGGTACGCTGAACCAGATCGAATTCGGGGTGTACTCTCAAGTCGCGCCTTTCACCGTGGAAACAGTTAATCAGCGGTTTCAAATGGTTGTGGTCGCCTACGATCCACAGTCCGGGCGGGCAGGAATGATGCCTTTGACCGAAGCATCCGGCATTCTGGAAATGGGCGAGCAAGGTGGCCGTGTAACGGCGTCGACCGAGGTCGAGCTTGAAGCAGGCACCTACGCCTTTGTCATTCTTCCCTCGATGATGGGAGCCCCGATGGAAGCTGGCGCGCCGACGCCCTACGTTTATTTGCCTTACGGACCGACCTACAGTGTCTTCCGCGATCCTGAGGGCAACGCCTATTCAGGTGGTGATCTGCTTAGTTTCTGCCTCGACTGCGAGACGCTCGATCTGGATCCCGAGGCCGAACCGCAAGGCCCTTCGGCGTACACCTTTTCGTATCTTGACCTCGATTTCGTACTGAGTTTCGGCTCGCTCGTGAACCCGCTTGAAACGCTGGCAGCCAGGATGGTGACGCCGATGCAGATCGTGACAGGCACCCAACGGCGGCTGATCACCACGCAGATCGACAACAGCATCGCGGCTCGCGCGCAGAGCCTGCCCTATACGCTTGGCACCAAGTCGGTGCCGACGGCGGCAGGCGATGAGCTCATCACTTCCACCAAGGGCGCGCCCGGCATGATGGGCAATGTCTATGGCTGGGTCGAGATGACCGGCTTTTACGCCAAGGACGACGACGCGGACCGCAGCTTTCGTGGTGGCGGGATCAAGGTCGGGGCCGATATAGCGCTGAGCGAGACCATGGTTGCCGGTATCGCGCTTGGAACCGACAGCATTGCCGCGGCGGAGGGCACGCTGAGCTTCGAGGGCGACATGCTCTTCGTGCAGCCTTACATCGGGTACAGGTCCGGCGCCTGGGCGGCGGAGGCCTCGCTGCTCTTCGGACGCGGGGACTTCGATCAATCCGACATCGGCGGGACCGGCGAAAGCGAGGCCCGCGTCCGGGCGGCCAGCTTTACCGGCAGCTACGACATGGCCTATGCGGGCGCGACGATCACGCCATCGCTCGGCGTGACGGTGGGCACCCAGACGGTCGAGGGCACGGGCGGCACGCTTGCTGGAGCGGGTGAGGTCGAGGTCGACTTCAGCCAGGTTTCCGTCGGCACACGTTACGCGAGGCCCTACGGGGACGGAACGGTTTATGCGGCAGTCTATGCCGACCACAGCGACAGTGATGCGTCGGTCGAGACCGTATCGGATCTGCTTGTCGACGAAGGCTGGACAGGCCGGGTCGAATTTGGCGGCAACTTTGCCACCAAGGCCGGCCACGGCGTTGACACGTCGGTGGAGTTCGGCGGGCTCGGTGGCGACCTGAAGCAGGTGTCGGGCGGGCTGAAGGTGAGCTTCCGCTTCTGA
- a CDS encoding PhoX family protein — translation MTDTKHNLSFDDWDEANFPRPAETEFDRVVERALSRRNFLGSVLAFGSGAAVMGTGLLKGSTALAEGHAMAKSRFPFKPIGIATDHEVHVPEGYTAKVLIRWGDPLFSEADGYDVAEGGPAAMSDKVFGENTDGMELFSYQGHEIIAVNSEYTNNDVNLPAAQEGVPANADDVLKLQQLQGVTVMEVAPGADGYEVVKDSPFNRRIHHNTPMTIAGPAAGHDLMKTEADPTGTASLGTMNNCGSGRTPWGTYLTCEENFNGYFGSTDADAPRPEGYDRYGIGADGWGYDYHKHDARFDYSKNPNEPHRVGWVVEIDPTDASSTPVKHTGLGRFKHENAACALAPDGRVVVYMGDDERGEFMYKFVSNGTYAPGGSTEGLLDDGTLFAASFNDDGTGEWLPLTPESTGMASLAEVLIFARIGATTVGATTMDRPEWIAVNPHAIEAYCCLTNNSKRGGSAGEVNAPNPRESNNYGQIVRWRPHDDDHASNTFDWDLYVMAGNPDVYPNNPYGGSENVTAGNMFNSPDGMMFDSNGLLWIQTDGDDSNEEDFAGMGNNQMLVGDPMTGEIARFLTGPKGCEVTGLCWSADRRTMFVGIQHPGGSWPDGSGLPRSAIIQVTRDDGALIG, via the coding sequence ATGACCGACACCAAGCACAACCTCTCCTTCGACGATTGGGACGAGGCCAATTTTCCGCGCCCCGCCGAAACCGAGTTCGACCGCGTGGTCGAGCGCGCGCTGTCGCGCCGCAACTTTCTCGGCTCGGTTCTGGCCTTCGGCTCCGGCGCCGCGGTCATGGGCACCGGCCTTCTCAAGGGCAGCACCGCCCTGGCCGAGGGCCACGCGATGGCCAAGTCGCGCTTTCCCTTCAAGCCCATCGGCATCGCCACCGACCACGAGGTGCACGTGCCCGAGGGCTACACCGCCAAGGTGCTGATCCGCTGGGGTGACCCGCTGTTCTCCGAGGCCGATGGCTACGACGTGGCCGAGGGCGGCCCGGCGGCGATGTCCGACAAGGTCTTCGGGGAAAACACCGATGGCATGGAGCTGTTCTCCTACCAGGGCCACGAGATCATCGCGGTCAACTCCGAGTACACCAACAACGACGTCAACCTGCCCGCCGCGCAGGAGGGTGTTCCGGCCAATGCCGATGACGTGCTGAAGCTCCAGCAGCTCCAGGGCGTGACGGTGATGGAGGTGGCCCCCGGCGCCGACGGCTACGAGGTGGTCAAGGACAGCCCCTTCAACCGCCGCATTCACCACAACACCCCGATGACCATCGCCGGCCCCGCCGCCGGGCATGACCTGATGAAGACCGAGGCCGACCCGACCGGCACCGCGAGCCTGGGCACCATGAACAACTGTGGCTCCGGCCGCACGCCATGGGGCACCTACCTGACCTGCGAGGAAAACTTCAACGGCTACTTCGGCTCGACCGATGCCGACGCGCCCCGCCCCGAAGGCTACGACCGCTACGGCATCGGCGCCGATGGCTGGGGCTACGACTACCACAAGCACGACGCCCGCTTCGACTACTCGAAAAACCCCAATGAGCCGCACCGCGTGGGCTGGGTCGTCGAGATCGACCCCACAGATGCCTCCAGCACCCCGGTCAAGCACACCGGCCTTGGGCGCTTCAAGCACGAGAACGCCGCCTGCGCCCTGGCCCCCGACGGCCGCGTGGTGGTCTACATGGGCGACGACGAGCGCGGCGAGTTCATGTACAAGTTCGTCTCCAACGGCACCTATGCGCCCGGCGGCTCCACCGAGGGCCTGCTGGATGACGGCACACTCTTTGCCGCCAGCTTCAACGACGACGGCACCGGCGAGTGGCTTCCGCTGACGCCCGAAAGCACCGGCATGGCCTCGCTGGCCGAGGTGCTGATCTTCGCCCGGATCGGCGCAACCACCGTCGGCGCCACCACCATGGACCGCCCCGAGTGGATCGCGGTCAACCCGCATGCCATCGAGGCCTACTGCTGCCTGACCAACAACTCCAAGCGCGGCGGCTCCGCCGGCGAGGTCAACGCGCCCAACCCGCGCGAAAGCAACAACTACGGCCAGATCGTGCGCTGGCGGCCCCATGATGACGATCACGCCTCGAACACCTTCGACTGGGATCTCTACGTCATGGCCGGCAACCCCGATGTCTACCCGAACAACCCCTACGGCGGGTCGGAGAACGTCACCGCGGGCAACATGTTCAATTCGCCCGACGGCATGATGTTCGACAGCAACGGCCTGCTCTGGATCCAGACCGACGGCGACGACAGCAACGAGGAGGACTTCGCCGGCATGGGCAACAACCAGATGCTGGTGGGCGACCCGATGACCGGCGAGATCGCGCGCTTCCTCACCGGCCCGAAAGGCTGCGAGGTGACCGGTCTCTGCTGGTCGGCGGATCGCCGCACCATGTTCGTGGGTATCCAGCACCCCGGCGGCTCCTGGCCCGACGGCTCCGGCCTGCCCCGCTCGGCGATCATCCAGGTCACCCGCGACGACGGCGCGCTGATCGGCTGA